In Methanonatronarchaeum sp. AMET-Sl, one genomic interval encodes:
- the argS gene encoding arginine--tRNA ligase, translating into MFREFKKEVEKSLKETLQKTGIQNKLDQDNIDEPIDCKIEEPREIADLASTLPFSLASKLGKNPTQIGREITNEIDPTEYRYIKKVEFSKPGYINFYYDNSELTNVVKTVLKQKNKYGSIDRDGEKIVLEHTSANPTGPLHIGHLRNAVIGDTLTRILRTSGHEVTTQYYVNDIGRQMAILLRGVRKYGLNEDLKPDVAVGETYTKTNQNMDSEDEREIEQLMKLFEQNDEETYNELTKTVEYCLNGIKKTLNNIGISHDEYIRESKFIKNGLVNQVLQELREHAVKDGALKIEFNDMDKDLILLRENGTSVYALRDIAYHKWKSKKGKVLNVLGSDHKLYINQLSKTLNYINIDKPESIVFEFVSLPEGKMSTREGEYISIDQLQDKLIEKAIQEVSERRPEKPTEWHKKIANEVAKAAIRFEFIQVAPEKPITFNLDRAVSFNERGAPFLQYAHARATSILRKARDKEPQNKEISLQEVQENQETQKLLKTISRFSYEIDKAAKERKTHRFSEYTLNLASDFNQFYRDVPVIGAGEKTKSRLAIVKATQITLKNAINILGFHAPKEM; encoded by the coding sequence ATGTTCAGAGAATTTAAGAAAGAAGTAGAAAAATCACTGAAAGAAACCCTACAAAAAACAGGAATACAAAATAAATTAGACCAGGATAACATTGACGAACCAATCGACTGCAAGATAGAAGAACCTCGAGAGATAGCCGACCTCGCATCAACACTACCCTTCTCACTCGCATCAAAACTAGGTAAGAACCCAACTCAAATCGGCCGGGAAATAACAAACGAAATAGATCCAACCGAATATCGATATATAAAGAAAGTTGAATTCTCAAAACCAGGATATATAAACTTCTATTATGACAACTCAGAACTAACCAACGTCGTAAAAACCGTGTTAAAACAAAAAAATAAGTATGGCTCGATAGATAGAGATGGAGAAAAAATTGTCTTGGAACACACAAGCGCAAATCCAACCGGCCCCCTGCATATCGGTCATTTAAGAAACGCGGTAATAGGAGACACATTAACCCGCATATTAAGAACCAGTGGCCATGAAGTCACCACACAGTATTACGTCAACGATATAGGACGGCAGATGGCGATCCTCTTGAGAGGCGTTAGGAAATATGGATTGAATGAAGACTTAAAACCTGACGTTGCTGTTGGAGAAACATACACAAAAACAAACCAAAACATGGATAGCGAAGACGAAAGAGAGATAGAGCAATTGATGAAGTTATTCGAACAAAACGACGAAGAAACATATAACGAATTAACCAAAACCGTTGAATACTGTCTAAATGGAATAAAAAAAACACTAAACAACATTGGAATTTCACATGATGAATACATAAGAGAATCCAAATTCATTAAAAACGGATTAGTAAACCAAGTTTTACAGGAACTACGTGAACACGCAGTAAAAGACGGAGCACTCAAAATAGAGTTCAACGATATGGATAAAGACCTAATACTATTAAGAGAAAACGGAACATCAGTATATGCCTTAAGAGACATCGCTTACCACAAATGGAAATCAAAAAAAGGCAAGGTACTTAACGTACTTGGATCCGACCACAAACTCTATATAAACCAACTATCAAAAACCCTTAATTATATCAACATCGATAAACCCGAATCCATAGTTTTCGAGTTCGTATCCCTCCCAGAAGGCAAGATGTCCACAAGAGAAGGAGAATACATATCAATAGACCAACTTCAAGACAAATTGATTGAAAAAGCAATACAAGAAGTCAGTGAAAGAAGACCCGAAAAACCCACAGAATGGCATAAAAAAATAGCTAACGAGGTAGCTAAAGCCGCAATCAGATTCGAATTCATACAGGTAGCTCCAGAAAAACCAATAACATTCAACTTAGATAGAGCAGTTAGTTTCAACGAAAGAGGAGCACCCTTCCTACAATACGCACACGCAAGAGCAACAAGCATACTACGTAAAGCTAGAGATAAAGAACCTCAAAACAAAGAAATATCCCTACAAGAAGTTCAAGAAAACCAAGAAACCCAAAAACTACTTAAAACAATCTCAAGATTTTCATACGAAATAGATAAAGCAGCCAAAGAAAGAAAAACCCATAGATTCAGTGAATACACATTAAATCTAGCATCAGACTTCAACCAGTTCTATAGAGACGTCCCCGTAATCGGAGCAGGAGAAAAAACAAAATCAAGACTCGCAATCGTCAAAGCAACCCAAATAACACTAAAAAACGCTATAAACATACTTGGTTTCCACGCACCCAAAGAAATGTAA